From Pseudomonadota bacterium, a single genomic window includes:
- a CDS encoding cupin domain-containing protein: MAKDPNEPWWAVIGPEEGESWWQPMPSSGYVTLKLTPESMPYDGFTSGIQVLPPGHRVREHGHRVNHELVFIYEGSGRVEIEGNNYPVEKGATVLFGRYACHVIENTGDVDMKMFWVFMPPGLEHWFRGIGKPREAGDPMPDPFPRPDGVENIMEMLRFVPPPPDAK; the protein is encoded by the coding sequence ATGGCGAAAGACCCCAATGAGCCCTGGTGGGCGGTGATCGGCCCGGAAGAGGGCGAATCCTGGTGGCAGCCCATGCCTTCCAGCGGCTACGTCACCCTGAAACTCACCCCGGAATCCATGCCCTACGACGGGTTCACCAGCGGTATCCAGGTACTGCCGCCGGGACACCGCGTTCGTGAACATGGCCACCGCGTGAACCACGAGCTGGTGTTTATCTATGAAGGCTCCGGGCGCGTGGAGATTGAGGGCAACAACTACCCGGTCGAGAAGGGCGCGACGGTGCTGTTCGGTCGCTACGCCTGCCACGTCATCGAAAACACCGGCGATGTGGATATGAAAATGTTTTGGGTGTTTATGCCGCCGGGTCTCGAGCACTGGTTTCGAGGCATCGGCAAACCACGGGAGGCGGGTGATCCGATGCCCGATCCGTTCCCCAGGCCAGACGGCGTGGAGAACATCATGGAGATGCTGCGGTTTGTGCCGCCGCCGCCCGACGCCAAATAA
- a CDS encoding propionyl-CoA synthetase yields MSYADVRQRWRRDPEAFWAEAATGIDWVEPWTSVLEPSQGAGRWFPGARLNTCYNAVDRHADGGRGDQPALLFESTMTGRQETYTYSELQTAVARLAGAMQRSGVVTGDRVLIYMPMVPEAAFAVLACARIGAVHSVVFGGFAAREVATRIDDATPKLIISASCGLEPGRTVFYKPLLDDAIDLARHTPERHVVLQREEQAAELNRDIDLDWHEFQDGAEPADCVPVAATDPLYLLYTSGTTGQPKGIVRDNGGHAVALHWSMKAIYDIDAGDTFWAASDIGWVVGHSYIIYAPLLRGATTVMFEGKPVGTPDAGVFWRIIERHRVKALFTAPTAIRAIRREDPDGEFIKASDLSHFTGLFVAGERCDPPTLNWAGEQLGVPVIDHWWQTETGWSVAGNTLGAGLVDIRPGSAGKPMPGWDVQVVDPEGEPVPAGDTGAIVVRLPLGPGALAGLWQAEDRFQEAYLTTFPGYYETGDAGYLDEEGYLYVMTRTDDIINVAGHRLSTGAIEEVIALHPAVAECAVTGIKDKLKGQLPMGFICTQADSSTDPQTLIDECVALVRQHVGAVAAFKRAVVVKRLPKTRSGKILRGTLAKIADGEPYSVPATIDDPEILNEISTQLRHPGNPSVG; encoded by the coding sequence GTGAGTTACGCAGACGTCCGCCAGCGTTGGCGCCGGGACCCCGAGGCTTTCTGGGCTGAGGCAGCCACCGGCATCGACTGGGTCGAGCCCTGGACGTCGGTGCTTGAACCAAGCCAGGGTGCCGGCCGTTGGTTCCCCGGCGCTCGGCTCAACACCTGCTACAACGCGGTCGACCGTCACGCTGACGGTGGGCGCGGCGACCAGCCGGCGCTGCTGTTTGAATCCACCATGACCGGCCGGCAGGAAACCTACACCTACAGCGAACTGCAGACGGCCGTTGCGCGGCTGGCCGGTGCGATGCAGCGCAGCGGCGTGGTGACCGGCGACCGCGTACTCATCTACATGCCGATGGTGCCGGAAGCCGCGTTTGCCGTTCTGGCCTGCGCTCGCATCGGCGCCGTTCACTCGGTGGTGTTTGGCGGCTTCGCCGCGCGCGAGGTGGCAACCCGTATCGACGACGCGACCCCTAAGCTCATTATCAGCGCCAGCTGCGGCCTGGAGCCTGGCCGAACGGTGTTTTACAAGCCGCTGCTTGATGACGCGATCGACCTCGCAAGGCATACGCCGGAGCGGCACGTGGTGCTGCAGCGTGAGGAGCAGGCCGCCGAGCTGAACCGCGACATTGATCTGGACTGGCATGAGTTCCAGGACGGCGCTGAGCCCGCGGACTGCGTCCCGGTGGCGGCGACCGATCCGCTCTACCTGCTTTACACCTCGGGCACCACCGGCCAACCCAAAGGCATCGTTCGAGACAACGGCGGTCACGCAGTCGCACTGCACTGGTCGATGAAGGCCATCTACGACATCGATGCCGGCGACACCTTCTGGGCGGCGTCCGACATCGGCTGGGTCGTGGGCCACTCGTACATTATCTATGCGCCGCTGCTGCGGGGCGCGACCACCGTGATGTTCGAAGGAAAGCCGGTCGGCACGCCGGATGCCGGCGTGTTCTGGCGGATCATCGAACGCCATCGGGTCAAAGCGCTGTTTACGGCACCCACCGCCATTCGGGCGATCCGCCGCGAGGACCCGGACGGAGAATTCATCAAGGCGAGCGACCTGAGCCACTTCACCGGGCTTTTTGTCGCGGGCGAACGCTGCGATCCCCCGACCCTCAATTGGGCCGGCGAACAGCTTGGCGTGCCGGTCATCGATCACTGGTGGCAAACCGAAACCGGCTGGTCCGTAGCCGGCAACACGCTCGGCGCGGGGCTGGTCGACATCCGTCCCGGCTCAGCCGGCAAGCCGATGCCGGGCTGGGATGTCCAGGTGGTTGACCCCGAGGGGGAGCCCGTGCCCGCCGGCGATACCGGCGCGATTGTGGTCCGCCTGCCGCTGGGTCCTGGCGCGCTGGCCGGCCTGTGGCAGGCTGAAGACCGCTTCCAGGAGGCCTACCTGACAACGTTTCCGGGCTACTACGAAACGGGTGACGCGGGATACCTCGATGAAGAGGGTTATCTCTATGTCATGACACGCACCGACGACATCATCAACGTCGCCGGGCACCGCCTCTCCACGGGAGCCATCGAAGAGGTGATCGCGCTGCATCCGGCGGTCGCCGAGTGCGCGGTCACAGGCATCAAAGACAAGCTCAAAGGTCAGCTTCCGATGGGATTCATCTGCACGCAGGCGGACAGCAGCACCGATCCGCAAACTTTGATCGACGAATGCGTGGCGCTTGTTCGTCAGCATGTGGGTGCCGTTGCCGCCTTTAAACGCGCGGTGGTCGTTAAGCGCCTGCCGAAAACCCGCTCGGGCAAGATTCTCCGCGGCACGCTGGCCAAGATTGCCGACGGTGAGCCTTATAGCGTGCCAGCCACGATCGACGACCCGGAGATTCTGAACGAGATCAGCACGCAGCTGCGTCATCCGGGCAACCCTAGTGTCGGATGA
- a CDS encoding MFS transporter, with translation MSDEPNYPAERFGWYVVFVLCVCGVVANIDRQIINLLVEDIRADLVVSDTQISLLQGFAFAMFYAIVAIPLGRLADSKNRRNLIAIGIVAWTLAAIACGLAETYAQLFAARMAVGIGEAVLTPAGFSLLADMFKPRRLARPLSVYTASSFLGGGIALMVGGIIIRALDNPVDDSMLAFLGDREPWQSAFILGALPGLPVALWFFLSVKEPPRRATAKARTDAEQYRQGFSHAIRFCLDNGRLFLAVFVGISMMAAAQFALGAWVPAYFIRVHEWTAAEIGAAQGLLFMIGGTAGVVAGGWVTDFLFKRGYHDANLRTAAIAALGCIPFALAAMLVTDGTLAIWLLAPAMFFGTMPFGPGPATIPIIAPPYFRAQLVALYLLVANLVGQSGGPWVVAMLTDNLFKRPDAINYSLAITVPVLLLIGAGLATVGWKPLRERLAEDQQ, from the coding sequence GTGTCGGATGAACCGAACTACCCAGCCGAGCGGTTCGGCTGGTATGTAGTCTTTGTGCTCTGCGTCTGCGGCGTGGTCGCCAACATCGATCGGCAGATCATCAATCTGCTGGTGGAGGACATCCGCGCCGATCTGGTGGTCAGCGATACTCAGATCAGCCTCCTGCAGGGTTTTGCCTTTGCGATGTTTTACGCCATCGTGGCGATTCCCCTCGGGCGACTGGCAGACAGCAAGAATCGTCGCAACCTGATTGCCATCGGGATCGTCGCCTGGACGCTGGCCGCGATCGCCTGCGGCCTTGCCGAGACCTACGCCCAGCTGTTTGCCGCCCGCATGGCGGTCGGCATCGGCGAAGCCGTGCTGACCCCGGCGGGCTTTTCGCTCCTGGCGGACATGTTCAAACCGCGCCGCCTGGCCCGACCTTTAAGCGTGTACACCGCGTCGAGCTTTCTGGGTGGCGGCATTGCCCTGATGGTAGGTGGGATCATCATCAGGGCGCTGGACAACCCGGTGGATGACAGCATGCTGGCTTTCCTCGGCGATCGAGAGCCCTGGCAGTCAGCCTTCATCCTGGGTGCTCTCCCCGGTCTGCCGGTGGCGCTCTGGTTTTTTCTGTCGGTGAAGGAGCCGCCGCGGCGCGCAACCGCCAAGGCCCGGACAGACGCGGAGCAATATCGACAGGGATTCAGCCACGCCATCCGCTTTTGCCTGGATAACGGGCGACTGTTTCTAGCGGTGTTTGTGGGTATATCCATGATGGCTGCGGCGCAGTTTGCGCTCGGCGCCTGGGTGCCCGCCTACTTTATCCGCGTGCACGAATGGACGGCTGCCGAGATCGGTGCGGCTCAGGGGCTGCTGTTTATGATCGGCGGCACCGCTGGCGTGGTGGCCGGCGGCTGGGTCACCGATTTTCTCTTTAAGCGCGGCTACCACGACGCCAACCTGCGGACGGCCGCCATCGCCGCCCTCGGCTGTATTCCCTTTGCGCTGGCCGCCATGCTGGTTACCGACGGCACGTTGGCAATCTGGCTCCTGGCACCCGCCATGTTTTTTGGCACCATGCCGTTTGGGCCCGGCCCGGCAACAATCCCCATCATTGCGCCGCCCTACTTCCGGGCGCAGCTTGTGGCGCTTTACCTGCTGGTCGCAAATCTGGTGGGCCAATCTGGCGGCCCCTGGGTAGTCGCGATGCTCACCGACAACCTTTTCAAGAGACCGGACGCCATCAACTACTCGCTGGCGATCACCGTACCGGTGCTTCTGCTCATCGGCGCCGGGCTGGCGACGGTCGGGTGGAAGCCGCTGCGGGAACGGCTGGCCGAAGATCAGCAGTGA
- a CDS encoding serine hydrolase, translating to MRIWRLTERGVWLTPLLAAAALAVACSPVERQDAAPKTEEQLDPSSFANARWVQKPLGTVSGALRVLPDASGGSAETLFEDALTYARDMQSYALLIWHRDSLLLEHYFPGFDAELRSESASMHKSAMALALAAAIDRGLIEHADVPATTFLTEWRNDPRQAVTLRHLLTMSSGLEPLSVEGGAESPRFKFFTDGESARTTVLSRPLAREPGKHFSYSNADSQTLGLILERASGLKYEAFLSEYLWRPIGAADAFVWYNEADGFPRTYTALLARPRDWLRLGLLLKDRGRLFDEQLISETALAELLTPSAAQDGYGWQIWLGRNRIPTRYYNEEQQGLNVAQSEPYLKDDWFFMDGIGGQRVYVSREEELVIVRVGEMRMDWDDAQLPNRVVRALASRR from the coding sequence GTGAGGATTTGGCGACTGACTGAACGTGGCGTCTGGCTCACGCCACTCCTGGCGGCGGCCGCGTTGGCCGTGGCCTGCAGTCCCGTCGAGCGACAGGACGCTGCCCCCAAGACCGAAGAGCAGCTAGACCCTTCCTCGTTTGCCAACGCTCGCTGGGTACAGAAGCCCCTGGGCACGGTATCCGGGGCGCTCCGCGTACTGCCGGACGCCAGCGGTGGGTCAGCGGAAACGCTGTTCGAGGATGCGCTGACCTACGCAAGGGACATGCAAAGCTACGCGCTGCTCATCTGGCATCGCGACTCGCTGCTGCTCGAACACTACTTCCCCGGCTTTGATGCTGAACTTCGCTCCGAGTCGGCCTCCATGCACAAATCGGCGATGGCGTTGGCGCTGGCGGCGGCCATCGACCGAGGCTTAATTGAACATGCCGACGTTCCGGCCACCACCTTTCTGACCGAATGGCGGAACGACCCACGCCAGGCAGTGACCCTTCGACACCTGCTGACCATGAGCAGCGGTCTCGAACCTCTTTCGGTCGAGGGCGGAGCCGAGTCGCCGCGATTCAAGTTTTTTACGGACGGTGAGAGCGCGCGAACTACCGTGCTCAGCCGACCGCTGGCGCGCGAACCCGGCAAACACTTCTCCTACTCAAACGCCGACAGCCAGACACTGGGGCTGATCCTGGAGCGGGCAAGTGGCCTCAAGTACGAGGCGTTCCTGTCGGAATATCTATGGCGCCCCATCGGCGCTGCGGACGCGTTTGTCTGGTACAACGAGGCGGACGGTTTCCCGCGAACCTACACGGCGCTCCTGGCTCGGCCGCGCGATTGGCTACGCCTTGGGCTGCTACTCAAAGATCGGGGCCGGCTGTTTGATGAGCAGCTCATCAGCGAAACCGCCCTTGCTGAGCTGCTAACACCTTCTGCCGCGCAGGATGGATACGGCTGGCAGATCTGGCTCGGCCGCAATCGGATTCCAACGCGCTACTACAACGAAGAACAGCAGGGTCTCAACGTCGCCCAGAGTGAACCGTACCTAAAAGACGACTGGTTTTTTATGGACGGCATTGGCGGACAGCGCGTATACGTGAGCCGCGAAGAGGAGCTGGTGATCGTGCGGGTCGGTGAGATGCGCATGGATTGGGATGACGCCCAGCTGCCAAACCGGGTTGTCCGCGCCCTGGCATCGAGACGATAG
- a CDS encoding TonB-dependent receptor, with amino-acid sequence MKTTRLYRSSSRDLQRVNRRRRSSVLRPGLLASAVGAALLGGGLTPTISMAQEGAEVATEGTLETVLVTARRRAESLQDVPLGITAFDADAIKRRNITELDDVARFTAGFAFEDFDGGNGGPVIRSQPTINVTSREQTTATFLDGIYLPRSWLVDLGVSNLQRIEIVKGPQSARYGRNAFAGAINYIPQKAGGDLDGELTLTGGSDERFDYGGAISIPVIEDKLYLRASFDHTEFDGSWRNDHPDANRGISPGTEGNVGGWDTDTYSLNVLFNATEDLTLDLSYYGFDREEEARASQWRSTGLGQGNCGSFLNGGFRLFCGQPPAPADSVLVQPRGFSRQSGGDIIRFEADYQINETFSFNFLFGNVDADTLSAVSAESDPVNCGTILSPFIIQGGVSLCNFQASPLGEVDYDSYELRLDIDNGGPWTGSVGAFIGDGTDNNFFVSVSQPADSISPLNITRDSTGFLLGGFPFNPDAFGNLVVRDDETVTEVASVFGEVNYAFANGKTRLGLEARFTNEDITTTGLSNGLVLSRDDDFITPRITLEHDLSDDTLLYGTIARGAKAGGFNSGAIEEPERTFDSEFNTTFEVGAKNTLLGGAAVLNAALYYTDWSDMQVTAADPNGSILNTAITLNFGDASIWGLELEGSWLVNDNLSLDASFAYSEAEYDNATDTVFARIAGPFTAPPCDDIVCSSDGDVSGNRLPRTPTTQIAVGGQWRSSLDAWGADYFVRADVAYQSSFFGDTINAAQFPSRTVANLRTGLEFGNIDVALWARNLTDEKYASNALTIIQAAGSNLQGAYYGERRTYGITATYRFR; translated from the coding sequence ATGAAAACCACACGCCTTTACCGATCATCATCCCGGGATCTGCAGAGGGTAAATCGCCGCCGTCGCTCATCCGTTCTCCGGCCCGGTCTGCTGGCAAGCGCCGTTGGGGCGGCGCTGCTCGGCGGTGGATTAACGCCAACCATCTCGATGGCTCAGGAAGGCGCGGAGGTGGCCACCGAAGGTACGCTGGAGACCGTCCTGGTCACCGCCCGACGTCGGGCCGAAAGTCTCCAGGACGTACCGCTCGGCATCACCGCGTTTGACGCCGACGCCATCAAGCGCCGCAACATCACCGAGCTGGACGACGTGGCCCGCTTCACTGCCGGCTTCGCGTTCGAGGATTTCGACGGCGGCAACGGCGGGCCGGTGATCCGAAGCCAGCCCACTATCAACGTCACGTCGCGCGAGCAAACGACGGCCACCTTTCTTGACGGGATTTACCTGCCTCGCTCTTGGCTGGTTGATCTCGGTGTGAGCAATCTGCAGCGGATCGAAATTGTGAAAGGGCCGCAGAGCGCTCGCTACGGGCGAAACGCTTTTGCCGGCGCGATTAACTACATCCCGCAGAAAGCCGGTGGCGACCTGGATGGCGAGCTTACGCTGACGGGCGGTTCCGATGAGCGCTTCGACTACGGCGGCGCCATTTCCATTCCGGTGATTGAGGACAAGCTCTATCTTCGCGCGAGCTTCGATCACACCGAGTTCGACGGCAGCTGGAGAAATGATCACCCGGATGCCAATCGTGGCATCAGCCCGGGAACCGAAGGCAACGTTGGGGGGTGGGACACCGACACTTACAGCCTCAACGTGCTGTTCAACGCCACCGAAGACCTGACGCTGGATCTGTCTTACTACGGCTTCGATCGCGAAGAAGAGGCGCGTGCGTCGCAGTGGCGCAGTACCGGTCTGGGTCAGGGCAACTGCGGCTCCTTTCTGAACGGAGGGTTTCGGCTGTTCTGCGGTCAGCCGCCGGCGCCCGCCGACTCGGTGCTGGTTCAGCCGCGCGGCTTTAGCCGGCAATCCGGTGGCGACATCATTCGCTTCGAGGCCGACTATCAGATCAACGAGACGTTCTCGTTCAACTTCCTGTTTGGCAACGTCGACGCCGACACGCTGTCTGCGGTTTCTGCCGAATCCGATCCGGTCAACTGCGGCACCATCCTGTCGCCGTTCATCATCCAGGGCGGCGTAAGCCTGTGTAACTTCCAGGCCAGCCCCCTGGGTGAGGTGGACTATGATTCTTACGAGCTTCGCCTCGATATCGACAACGGCGGGCCGTGGACGGGGTCGGTCGGGGCGTTTATCGGCGACGGGACGGACAACAACTTTTTTGTGAGTGTGAGCCAGCCGGCCGACTCCATTTCGCCGCTGAACATCACCCGGGACTCCACCGGGTTTCTCCTCGGCGGGTTCCCTTTTAACCCCGATGCGTTTGGCAACCTCGTCGTGCGCGACGACGAGACGGTGACCGAGGTGGCCTCGGTTTTTGGTGAGGTGAATTACGCGTTTGCCAACGGCAAAACCCGCCTTGGGCTTGAGGCGCGGTTCACCAATGAGGACATCACCACCACGGGCCTTAGCAACGGGCTGGTGCTGTCCCGGGACGATGATTTCATTACGCCGCGGATCACGCTCGAGCACGACCTGAGTGACGATACGCTGCTGTATGGCACCATCGCTCGCGGCGCCAAGGCCGGCGGCTTCAACTCCGGCGCCATTGAGGAGCCCGAGCGCACCTTCGATTCGGAGTTCAATACCACCTTTGAAGTTGGCGCCAAAAACACGCTGCTCGGTGGCGCGGCCGTCTTGAACGCGGCGCTCTATTACACCGACTGGAGCGACATGCAGGTGACGGCGGCAGACCCCAACGGCAGCATTTTGAACACGGCCATCACGCTCAACTTCGGTGACGCGTCAATCTGGGGTCTGGAGCTGGAGGGTTCCTGGCTGGTCAACGACAACCTAAGCCTGGACGCCTCGTTTGCCTACAGCGAGGCGGAATATGACAACGCCACTGACACGGTTTTTGCTCGGATTGCCGGGCCCTTCACCGCGCCGCCCTGCGACGACATCGTCTGCTCCTCTGATGGTGACGTGAGCGGCAACCGTCTTCCGCGTACGCCAACGACACAGATTGCCGTCGGCGGCCAGTGGCGTTCATCGCTCGATGCGTGGGGTGCCGACTACTTCGTGCGCGCTGACGTCGCCTATCAATCGTCTTTCTTCGGCGATACGATCAACGCCGCCCAGTTCCCGAGCCGAACGGTCGCAAACCTTCGCACCGGACTGGAGTTTGGCAACATCGATGTGGCGCTCTGGGCCCGCAACCTGACCGATGAGAAGTACGCGTCCAACGCGCTGACCATCATCCAGGCCGCCGGCTCAAACCTTCAGGGAGCCTACTACGGCGAACGCCGCACCTACGGCATCACCGCCACCTATCGGTTCCGTTAA
- a CDS encoding nuclear transport factor 2 family protein: protein MTLMTTARARRALALVALLLAGFLYGCASQSGDAEDSYDLDAAREEIWGKEQAIYAARGDGDLQTYINNTSEHYMGWPPGWDQPSGLEKLREGAKGFIQYKEEELTMTFGDITFSGDTAVIYYSTHRTRMPTGEAVDQRFEIIHVWTREEGEWRLVGALGRTKPPEA from the coding sequence ATGACCCTCATGACAACAGCTCGCGCCAGACGAGCATTGGCACTCGTTGCCCTGTTGCTGGCGGGTTTCCTGTACGGATGCGCCAGCCAATCTGGCGACGCTGAGGACAGCTATGATCTGGACGCTGCCCGGGAAGAGATCTGGGGCAAAGAGCAGGCGATCTACGCCGCCCGCGGTGATGGTGACCTACAGACCTATATCAACAACACGTCCGAGCACTACATGGGCTGGCCGCCGGGCTGGGATCAACCCAGCGGGCTGGAGAAGCTGCGCGAAGGCGCAAAAGGATTCATCCAATATAAAGAAGAAGAACTCACGATGACCTTCGGGGATATCACCTTCTCCGGTGATACCGCCGTCATCTACTACAGCACCCACCGGACGCGCATGCCGACGGGAGAAGCGGTGGATCAGCGCTTCGAAATCATTCACGTGTGGACTCGGGAAGAAGGGGAATGGCGGCTGGTCGGCGCACTTGGTCGTACTAAACCACCCGAAGCCTAA
- a CDS encoding MFS transporter, giving the protein MDTTASGAPTDARALGFGTRLSWGIGSLGTIGYLNTVTALILVYLTTIVGLDAAVAGSIVAGARIIDAFSDPLIGWVTDRTKTQMGRRRPYLLLGAIVCGISLPLVYSTHLLTASLPPVAVATGVLVLYSLGFSIFNVPYLAMPVEMTSDRARRIQIMSFRVVFMMLGGLLGNAGAPALITWLGGDADAYQQLGFIAGAVIFVAMMWTFLGTRSANSTEHTPTETPFREEVRSLLSNKPFMTLVAVKVLQFIAIAASASTFAFFVTVVLKQTFNLLSVFGLVTTASILTFVPFWRWMSGRISKKTGFMIGLVGDIFATLLWLVATPENAYPIVIVRGILVGVFSSAILLNSQTMWLDTIDYDRKITGRNREGLYTSVYVFVERLGYSVGPLALGLLLSNMGFDKTLPLDQQPDSAALAVSIGMIWLPAAVYVLAFFFLSRYTLPDNPPQSAKVSS; this is encoded by the coding sequence GTGGACACGACCGCTAGCGGAGCCCCCACCGACGCGCGCGCACTCGGGTTCGGGACGCGCCTGTCCTGGGGAATCGGGTCACTCGGCACGATCGGTTACCTCAACACGGTGACCGCGCTGATTCTCGTTTATCTGACCACCATCGTCGGTCTCGATGCCGCCGTAGCCGGAAGCATTGTTGCCGGCGCACGGATCATCGATGCATTCAGCGATCCGCTGATCGGCTGGGTGACAGACCGAACCAAAACCCAGATGGGTCGACGTCGACCCTACCTGTTGCTAGGCGCAATTGTCTGCGGCATTTCGCTGCCGCTGGTGTATTCAACGCATTTGCTGACGGCCAGCCTGCCGCCGGTGGCCGTTGCTACTGGCGTCCTCGTGCTTTATTCGTTGGGCTTTTCCATCTTCAACGTACCTTACCTGGCGATGCCGGTGGAGATGACCAGCGACCGCGCTCGCCGGATTCAGATCATGAGTTTTCGCGTTGTGTTCATGATGCTGGGTGGCCTTCTGGGAAACGCGGGCGCGCCGGCGCTGATTACCTGGCTCGGCGGCGATGCTGACGCTTACCAGCAGCTGGGCTTCATCGCCGGTGCGGTGATCTTCGTCGCCATGATGTGGACCTTTCTGGGAACCCGATCGGCCAACAGCACAGAACATACGCCCACCGAGACACCGTTCCGCGAGGAGGTCCGCTCGCTGCTGAGCAACAAGCCTTTTATGACGCTGGTGGCGGTCAAGGTACTGCAGTTCATTGCGATCGCCGCCTCCGCCAGCACGTTTGCCTTCTTTGTCACGGTGGTGCTCAAGCAGACCTTCAACCTCTTGTCGGTTTTTGGCCTCGTCACAACCGCCTCGATTCTCACGTTTGTCCCGTTCTGGCGCTGGATGAGCGGTCGAATCTCCAAAAAGACCGGTTTCATGATTGGCCTGGTCGGAGACATCTTTGCCACGCTCTTGTGGCTGGTAGCCACGCCGGAGAACGCTTACCCCATTGTCATCGTGCGGGGGATATTGGTCGGCGTATTTTCCTCAGCCATTTTGCTGAACAGTCAGACCATGTGGCTGGATACCATCGACTATGACCGGAAGATCACCGGTCGCAACCGCGAGGGGCTTTACACGTCGGTCTATGTTTTTGTTGAACGTCTTGGCTATTCCGTCGGCCCGCTGGCGCTTGGGTTACTGCTCAGCAACATGGGTTTCGACAAGACGCTGCCGCTCGACCAGCAGCCCGACAGCGCGGCTTTGGCGGTTAGCATCGGAATGATCTGGCTGCCGGCGGCGGTCTACGTACTAGCGTTTTTCTTTCTGAGTCGCTATACCTTGCCCGATAATCCGCCACAGTCCGCGAAGGTAAGTTCATGA
- a CDS encoding class I SAM-dependent methyltransferase, producing MNVDQRARAGLQFLGSLQVFSSTELQQQAETDFDDAVEAPVLTRDFQQDTDRNGWLQRIDQAREVVERSPAFRFNRLYQRYVAEENWVRAITGVERRREVFTKVAPTAPPASDPRLHLNPELEMPDYYQGVEWHLQPGGLDGYDLSAAMAFSGFIPYVFARGGFAAVAVGDNLLQQRRDVIQQFRSDNLKCIYDPGCGGSGTLGLCRERFPDAKLIGGDLSAQVLINGLKFSDKTGIPVELWQEDARQTSQAGGSVDGVISYALHHELPPEVSVDVLKEMFRILEPGGEMVISDPPPFRAVGPFQAVMLDWETENRSEPYFTEAGIFNLAQAMSEIGFVDVEEYPLQDTRYPWVTRGRKPR from the coding sequence ATGAACGTTGATCAGCGCGCCAGGGCCGGCCTGCAGTTTCTGGGTTCACTCCAGGTGTTTTCCTCGACCGAATTGCAGCAGCAGGCGGAGACGGATTTTGATGACGCAGTCGAAGCGCCGGTGCTGACGCGCGATTTCCAGCAAGACACCGATCGGAATGGCTGGCTGCAGCGAATCGACCAAGCCCGCGAGGTGGTGGAGCGATCCCCCGCGTTCCGCTTCAATCGGCTTTATCAGCGCTACGTGGCTGAAGAAAACTGGGTGCGGGCGATCACCGGCGTGGAACGCCGGCGAGAGGTCTTCACCAAGGTTGCACCCACGGCGCCGCCCGCGAGCGATCCACGGCTTCATCTGAATCCTGAGCTCGAGATGCCCGATTATTACCAGGGCGTGGAATGGCACCTGCAGCCGGGAGGTCTCGACGGTTACGATCTATCCGCCGCGATGGCGTTCTCCGGTTTTATCCCCTACGTCTTCGCCCGCGGCGGCTTTGCCGCGGTGGCCGTCGGCGACAATTTGCTGCAGCAGCGTCGGGACGTGATCCAGCAATTTCGCAGCGACAACCTAAAGTGCATCTACGACCCTGGCTGCGGCGGGTCGGGCACGCTGGGGCTCTGTCGAGAGCGTTTCCCCGACGCCAAACTGATCGGCGGCGATCTATCAGCACAGGTCCTGATCAACGGGCTAAAATTCAGCGACAAAACCGGCATCCCGGTGGAGCTGTGGCAGGAGGATGCTCGGCAAACATCGCAGGCCGGCGGCAGCGTCGACGGTGTCATCTCTTACGCACTGCATCATGAGCTGCCGCCCGAAGTCAGCGTCGACGTGCTCAAGGAGATGTTTCGCATTCTTGAACCTGGGGGTGAGATGGTCATTTCCGACCCGCCGCCGTTTCGTGCGGTTGGACCCTTTCAGGCGGTCATGCTGGACTGGGAAACGGAAAATCGATCCGAGCCTTATTTCACCGAGGCCGGGATCTTTAACCTGGCGCAAGCCATGTCGGAAATTGGGTTCGTGGACGTTGAGGAGTATCCGCTGCAGGACACCCGCTATCCCTGGGTCACCCGAGGCCGCAAGCCGCGATGA